The genomic interval TGTTCGACATGCTGTGGCGGTACGTGTGCGTGCCGCTCGGGCACGCGCTGGCCTGGCTCGTCCGGGCCCTCTTCGTCTGGCCATGGGTCGCGCTCTGGCGTTACGTCGTGGTGCCCGTGGTCCGGTACGGGATCGTGCTGCCGCTCCAATGGGCGTACGCGCACCTGCTCACCCCGCTCGGACACGGGCTGCGGTGGCTGTACCGGGAGGTGCTGGTCCCGGCGGGGCGATGGCTGGGGGCCGCCCTGAAGTGGCTGCTCGCCGTGGTGTTCGTGATGCCGGTGGTGCTGCTGTGGCGGTATGTCCTGGTGCCCGTCGGGCTCGCCGTTGGCTGGCTGGTCCGGTACCTCGTGGTGATCCCGCTCGTCTGGGTGTACCGGAACGTGCTCACCCCGCTGGGACACGGCATCGCGTGGGCGCTGGATCTGGTGATCCGGGGCATCGAGGCGTTCTTCCGGGGCATCGGCATCGCCGTGCGGTGGCTCGTCGTCGTGCTTCTCGTCACGCCCGTCGTCCGGGTGTACCGGCACGTCCTGACCCCGATCGGCCGGGAGGTCGCCGCCGCGCTCGGCATCGCCTGGCGGGTCGCCGGATACCTCTCCCGGGCGGTCGGCCGGGCGCTCGCCTGGCTCGCCCGGAACCTGATCGCCGCGCCGGTGCGCTGGGCCTACCGCACGGTGTGCGTCCCGGTCGGCCACTTCGTGCGCGACGCCTTCCTGGCACCCGCCGGACGGGCCCTGCGCGCGGTGGGCCGCACGGCCCGCCAGACGCTGCGCACGGCCCGGGAAACGGTCCGCCGGGCCAGGCGCGACGCCTGGCGCGCCCTGGTCGGCGCGCCCGCCGAACCCGAGCCCGGGGAACCCGGAAGCCCCCTTGCGCGTACTCTGGGTAGTGCAACGACCGTGCCCAGCGCGGCACCAGGACCAGAGTTCGCCCCGCTCCCGGAGAAATCCGCACAGCAGGGGTGAGCCGGACCGGGGCCCCGGGCCACCCGCATTTCGAGGGCGGCGCGCCACCGCGCCCGCCCCGCACCGAGGAGAAGAACCACTGGGCAAGCGACAGCCCGAAGGCCCGCCGCCCGCACCGGCGGTGCAGCGCATCCGACTGCGCTACACCAAGCGCGGCCGCCTCCGGTTCACCAGCCACCGCGACTTCCAGCGTGCCTTCGAGCGGGCGCTGCGCCGCTCCCAGGTGCCCATGGCCTACTCGGCGGGCTTCACCCCCCACCCCAAGGTGTCGTACGCCAACGCCGCCCCCACCGGTACGGGCAGCGAGGCCGAGTTCCTGGAGATCGCGCTCACCGAGCCCCGTGACCCGGGCGTCCTGCGTGAGCTGCTCAACGACTCCATGCCGGACGGCCTGGACATCACGGACGCCGTCGAGGCCCGCACCTCGGGTCTCGCCGACCGGCTGACCGCCTCCATCTGGGAGATCCGCCTCGACGGGGTGACCCCGGAGGACGCGGAGAAGGCCGTGTCCGCCTTCAACGCGGCGGAGACCGTCGAGGTCGAGCGCCGTACGAAGAACGGCATGCGGGCCTTCGACGCCCGTTCCGCCGTGGTCGACCTCCGGACCCTCGATCTTCCGGCCGATAGGCCCGGTGACAGGGCCTGTGCGATACTGCGGCTGGTTGTTCGGCACGTAACACCTGCCGTACGGCCTGACGACGTCCTGTCCGGTCTCCGCGTTGTGGCCGACCTGGCGCCGCCGGTCCCCGCAGCGGTGACCAGGCTGGCGCAGGGGCTCTTCGACGAGGAGTCCGGCACGGTGACCGACCCGCTCGCGCCCGACCGCGAGGCAGCCCCGGCCGCATCAACCACGGCCACCGGGACCGCCGTCGCGACGGCGCCCGAAGGTGCAGGTACCGCGTAAGGCGGTCGTCGTAGCGCAGCCCTCGCGCTCGGGAGCCACCTGGGCCGGGCCGCGCGCTGACCCATAAGACTTTCGCCAGGCCGTCCGCACACCGCGTACGGAACCGGCGAGCCAAGATTCAGCTCCCGTGCGGCGCCCGCGCCCCGGACGGCGGTGCCGCGGCCACCCGCGGACCGAGCCGGACCGGAATCAGGTGCGGCGCCCGGGAGCGCGACGGGAGAAACGCCCGCATGCCCCAGCCGAACGAACCCGGCACCGCCGGGAACGCCGAAGACAACAACACCCCGGGGACAAGCTCCCCCGCGCCGCAGGCGCCGCGCCGCCTCCCGCCCCGCCGGCCCGCCGTCGGCCGGGGCGCAGGCCGCCACCGACGCGCCGGCCATACCGGCCGTTGACGCCGCAGAGTCCCCGAGCACGGAGCCGGCCGCCGAGGCCGCCCCCGCCCGCCCCCGCCGCCGCGCGGTCCGCAAGGCCACCTCCCCGGCCGGCGCGCCGCAGGCCGCCGAGCAGGCCGGGACCGTGGAGCCCGTGACCCCCGAGCCGGCCGCCGCCGAGCCCGTGGCGGAGCCCGCCACC from Streptomyces drozdowiczii carries:
- a CDS encoding TIGR03936 family radical SAM-associated protein, encoding MQRIRLRYTKRGRLRFTSHRDFQRAFERALRRSQVPMAYSAGFTPHPKVSYANAAPTGTGSEAEFLEIALTEPRDPGVLRELLNDSMPDGLDITDAVEARTSGLADRLTASIWEIRLDGVTPEDAEKAVSAFNAAETVEVERRTKNGMRAFDARSAVVDLRTLDLPADRPGDRACAILRLVVRHVTPAVRPDDVLSGLRVVADLAPPVPAAVTRLAQGLFDEESGTVTDPLAPDREAAPAASTTATGTAVATAPEGAGTA